A window of the Streptomyces sp. NBC_00250 genome harbors these coding sequences:
- a CDS encoding ArsR/SmtB family transcription factor, giving the protein MIRIELDEASLGSTRIAISPLRDAFCSMHLALPHRHPSWPYQEWVGQAREVWREDDRLRPLRDLFVEGRGEVSDFLLPRPFGTVNVHEELAALRATDPEFVRAQVAVCYPGMADEPFVQPYLKEPEAACAALADAYAAYWEGAIEPYWPTMRRLVEDEVLVRARTFATEGVDALFAGLETRGRWQPPVLELTKHIDAEYAPGERRLVLVPLVFAEGCRLYSTDDPEVFALSFQARGAGALREPPEPVAEDRLGLMLGRGRAAVLRELGGPLTTAGLADRLGLAPSTVSEHLSVLAEAGVVTRHRVGRSVYYQLTDTGRSLLALLAGEGVLRAVA; this is encoded by the coding sequence TTGATACGGATCGAGCTGGACGAGGCCTCGCTCGGGTCGACCCGGATCGCGATCAGTCCGCTGCGGGACGCGTTCTGTTCGATGCACCTCGCCCTGCCGCACCGCCACCCCTCCTGGCCGTACCAGGAGTGGGTCGGGCAGGCGCGCGAGGTGTGGCGCGAGGACGACCGGCTCCGCCCGCTGCGGGACCTGTTCGTCGAGGGGCGGGGCGAGGTGTCCGACTTCCTGCTGCCCCGGCCGTTCGGGACGGTCAACGTCCACGAGGAGCTGGCCGCGCTGCGGGCCACCGACCCGGAGTTCGTCCGCGCCCAGGTGGCCGTCTGCTATCCCGGCATGGCCGACGAGCCCTTCGTGCAGCCCTATCTGAAGGAGCCGGAGGCGGCCTGCGCGGCGCTCGCCGACGCGTACGCGGCCTACTGGGAGGGCGCGATCGAGCCGTACTGGCCGACGATGCGACGGCTCGTCGAGGACGAAGTGCTCGTCCGGGCCAGGACGTTCGCGACCGAGGGCGTCGACGCGCTGTTCGCCGGCCTGGAGACCCGGGGACGGTGGCAGCCGCCCGTACTCGAACTGACCAAGCACATCGACGCGGAGTACGCGCCCGGTGAGCGGCGTCTCGTCCTCGTGCCGCTGGTCTTCGCCGAGGGCTGCCGGCTGTACTCGACGGACGACCCCGAGGTGTTCGCGCTCAGCTTCCAGGCCCGGGGCGCCGGCGCCCTGCGCGAACCGCCCGAGCCCGTCGCCGAGGACCGGCTCGGGCTGATGCTCGGCCGCGGCCGGGCCGCGGTCCTGCGCGAGCTGGGCGGACCGCTGACCACGGCAGGCCTCGCCGACCGCCTCGGCCTCGCGCCCAGCACCGTCTCCGAGCACCTGTCGGTGCTCGCGGAGGCCGGTGTCGTGACCCGCCACCGCGTCGGACGCTCGGTGTACTACCAGCTGACGGACACGGGCCGGTCCCTGCTCGCGCTGCTCGCCGGGGAGGGCGTCCTCAGGGCCGTGGCCTGA
- a CDS encoding class I SAM-dependent methyltransferase, with product MSTTSLPPRLPVPAHATRLREALLAADFTADGLLDRLGAPAYAALARSETVPALRATRGDSPLETLVRIFLLQQTVGSERAAAALPLDEALADGWVVREDDTVSATVDVRPYGGPDGEDWFIVSDLGCAVGGAGGIGKKDEGVVLGVGGASTTLAGITVRTPVSSALDLGTGSGIQALHAAQHATLVTATDLNPRALDFTRLTLALSGAREAELLTGSLFEPVDGDTYDLIVSNPPFVISPGARLTYRDGGMGGDDLCRTLVQQAGERLNDGGYAQFLANWQHVEGEEWQDRLRSWVPAGCDAWIVQREVQDITQYAELWLRDSGDHRGDPDAYREAYGSWLDEFEARKTRAVGFGWITIRRNEAVAAGTVEPSIVVEEWPHPVEQPLGPTVRAHFERQDYLRGHDDAALLADRFTLAPEVVQEQVGLPGAEDPEHVVLRQNRGMRRATRVDHVGAGFAGVCDGTLSAGRILDAIGQLMGEDPVILRDRTPQAIRLLVEEGFLLPVGEAGQAGAAGQSGEDGA from the coding sequence CTCCCCGCCTCCCGGTGCCCGCGCACGCCACCCGTCTGCGCGAGGCACTGCTCGCCGCGGACTTCACCGCCGACGGACTCCTCGACCGGCTCGGCGCCCCGGCCTACGCGGCGCTCGCGCGCAGCGAGACCGTGCCCGCGCTGCGCGCCACCCGCGGTGACTCCCCGCTGGAGACCCTCGTCCGGATCTTCCTGCTCCAGCAGACCGTCGGGAGCGAGCGGGCCGCCGCCGCGCTCCCGCTCGACGAAGCCCTCGCCGACGGCTGGGTCGTCCGCGAGGACGACACCGTGTCCGCGACCGTCGACGTCCGGCCGTACGGCGGGCCGGACGGCGAGGACTGGTTCATCGTCTCCGACCTGGGCTGCGCCGTCGGCGGAGCCGGCGGCATCGGCAAGAAGGACGAGGGCGTCGTCCTCGGCGTCGGCGGAGCCTCCACCACCCTCGCCGGCATCACGGTCCGTACGCCGGTGTCCTCCGCGCTCGACCTCGGCACCGGCTCCGGCATCCAGGCGCTGCACGCCGCCCAGCACGCCACCCTGGTCACCGCCACCGACCTCAACCCGCGCGCCCTGGACTTCACGCGGCTCACGCTCGCGCTCTCCGGGGCCCGGGAGGCCGAGCTGCTCACCGGCTCGCTCTTCGAGCCGGTCGACGGCGACACGTACGACCTGATCGTCTCCAACCCGCCGTTCGTGATCTCCCCCGGCGCCCGCCTCACCTACCGGGACGGCGGGATGGGCGGCGACGACCTGTGCCGCACGCTCGTGCAGCAGGCGGGCGAACGGCTCAACGACGGCGGATACGCCCAGTTCCTCGCCAACTGGCAGCATGTCGAGGGCGAGGAGTGGCAGGACCGGCTGCGGTCCTGGGTGCCCGCGGGCTGCGACGCCTGGATCGTGCAGCGCGAGGTCCAGGACATCACCCAGTACGCGGAGCTCTGGCTCCGCGACAGCGGCGACCACCGCGGCGACCCGGACGCGTACCGGGAGGCGTACGGGAGCTGGCTCGACGAGTTCGAGGCCCGCAAGACGCGCGCGGTGGGCTTCGGCTGGATCACGATCCGGCGGAACGAGGCGGTGGCCGCCGGGACCGTCGAGCCGTCGATCGTCGTCGAGGAATGGCCGCACCCGGTCGAGCAGCCCCTCGGCCCCACCGTCCGCGCCCACTTCGAGCGCCAGGACTATCTGCGCGGCCACGACGACGCCGCCCTGCTCGCCGACCGGTTCACGCTCGCGCCCGAGGTCGTGCAGGAGCAGGTCGGGCTCCCCGGCGCCGAGGACCCCGAGCACGTCGTGCTCCGGCAGAACCGCGGCATGCGCCGCGCCACCAGGGTCGACCACGTCGGCGCCGGGTTCGCCGGGGTCTGCGACGGCACCCTCAGCGCGGGACGCATCCTCGACGCGATCGGTCAGCTGATGGGCGAGGACCCGGTGATACTGCGGGACCGCACCCCGCAGGCGATCCGGCTGCTCGTGGAGGAGGGCTTCCTGCTGCCCGTCGGGGAAGCCGGGCAGGCCGGGGCGGCCGGACAGAGCGGGGAGGACGGCGCTTGA
- a CDS encoding ABC transporter ATP-binding protein — MLAIEADALRRTYTSRTGWPKSRRTETEAVRGVTFDVAPGELFGLLGPNGAGKTTTIKMLNTLLLPTSGTARVFGHDVARDPVAVRRRIGYVFGGDRGLYDRLSALDNLRYFAELYGVPARDQKRRIAELLDLVGLLGREKERVEGYSRGMRQRLHIARGLLHRPDVLFLDEPSIGVDPVAARDLRRTVADLAAAGTTVLLTTHYMAEADELCDRIAVIAGGRIRALGTPDSLKSLVKERDVLEIEAYGVDEERLDRLRRVPGVRGVSAEDRGALQTVTVQTGRGAAELHGPVLAALDGVRIGRVTSREPSLEDAYIAIVEETAGSAAPDDVLQAEGGTPSEAMPV; from the coding sequence ATGCTCGCAATCGAGGCGGACGCGCTGCGCCGCACCTACACCAGCAGGACCGGGTGGCCGAAGTCCCGGCGGACCGAGACCGAGGCCGTGCGGGGCGTCACCTTCGACGTGGCGCCGGGTGAACTGTTCGGCCTCCTCGGGCCGAACGGCGCCGGGAAGACCACCACCATCAAGATGCTCAACACCCTGCTCCTGCCGACCTCCGGCACGGCCCGGGTGTTCGGCCACGACGTGGCCCGCGACCCCGTCGCCGTACGCCGCCGGATCGGGTACGTCTTCGGCGGCGACCGCGGCCTGTACGACCGGCTCTCCGCGCTCGACAACCTCCGCTACTTCGCCGAGCTGTACGGCGTCCCCGCCCGCGACCAGAAGCGGCGCATCGCCGAACTCCTCGATCTGGTCGGCCTCCTGGGCCGGGAGAAGGAGCGCGTCGAGGGCTACTCGCGCGGCATGCGGCAACGCCTCCACATCGCCCGCGGTCTGCTCCACCGCCCCGACGTCCTCTTCCTCGACGAGCCGTCCATCGGCGTCGACCCCGTCGCCGCCCGCGACCTGCGCCGCACGGTCGCCGACCTGGCCGCCGCCGGGACGACCGTCCTCCTCACCACCCACTACATGGCCGAGGCGGACGAGCTCTGCGACCGGATCGCCGTCATCGCGGGTGGCCGCATCCGGGCCCTCGGCACCCCCGACAGCCTCAAGTCCCTCGTCAAGGAACGGGACGTGCTGGAGATCGAGGCGTACGGAGTCGACGAGGAGCGGCTGGACCGGCTGCGGCGGGTGCCGGGCGTGCGGGGCGTGTCCGCCGAGGACCGGGGCGCGCTGCAGACCGTGACCGTGCAGACCGGACGGGGGGCCGCCGAGCTGCACGGACCGGTCCTGGCCGCGCTCGACGGCGTACGGATCGGGCGGGTCACGAGCCGCGAACCGTCCCTGGAGGACGCCTACATCGCGATCGTGGAGGAGACGGCGGGAAGC